CATCCCCCAGGTGATCCTCGCCGGGCGCAGGATCAACGACGGCATGGCGAGATTTGTGGCGCAGCGCACCATCAAGGAGATGATCAAGGCGGGGCACTGCATCAAGGGGGCGCTGGTCACCGTGCTCGGCCTCACCTTCAAGGAGAACTGCCCCGACCTCAGGAACTCCAAGGTGGTGGACATCATCGACGAGCTCAGGGACTACGACGTCACCGTCCAGGTTCACGACCCCCTCGCCGACCCGGCCGAGGCGCTCCACGAGTACGGGGTGGAACTCACCCCCTTCGACTCTCTTGCCCCCGCTGCCGCCGTGGTGGCTGCGGTCTCGCACAGCAGTTACCTCGCCCTCGGCGCTGCCGAGCTCTCCTCTCTCCTCACCGAGGGCGGGGTCCTCATCGACGTCAAGGGGAGCTACCCGCGCGAGGCGATGCGGGGGGCGGGTATCGAGTGCTGGCGCCTGTAGCACGGCGGGGAAAGGGGGAAAGGGAATGACTGCGTTTGAGAAAGTACAGGAGGGGCTGCGCCGCGCCCCGAAGAAGTGGGTGGTCACCGGGGTGGCGGGATTCATCGGTTCCAACCTGCTGGAAAAACTCCTGGAGCTTCGCCAGGAGGTGGTGGGGCTCGACAACTTTTCCACGGGGAAGAGGGAGAACCTGGAGGAGGTGCGCGCCCTGGTTGGGGAGGAGAAGTGGCGCCGCTTCCACTTCATCGAGGGTGACATAAGAGAGCCTGCAGATTGCGAAAGGGCCTGCGCCGGCGCAGATTTCGTGCTGCACCAGGCCGCCCTCGGCTCGGTCCCCCGCTCACTGGAGCGCCCCGGCGACACGAACGACAACAACGTCACCGGAACGCTCAACATGCTGACCGCCGCGCGCGACGCGCGGGTCGGCTCCTTTGTCTATGCCTCGAGCTCGTCGGTGTACGGCACGCACCCGGCGCTGCCGAAGTTCGTGGAGACACTGGGGGAGCCGCTGTCGCCGTACGCGGTAAGCAAGTACGTCTGCGAGCTCTACGCCGCGCAGTTCTCCCGCCACTACGGACTGTCGTGCACCGGGCTTCGCTACTTCAACGTCTTCGGCGCCAGGCAGGACCCGGACGGGCCGTACGCCGCGGTGATCCCCCGGTGGGTCGCCACCATGATGGCGGGGGAGCCGGTCTTCATCAACGGCAGCGGGGAGACGAGCCGCGACTTCTGCTACGTGCAGAACGTGGTGCAGATGAACCTCCTGGCGGCGACGGCAGCGGGGGAGGGGGCGAACCGCGTGTACAACGTCGCGCTGAACGACCGCACCGACCTGAACCAGCTCTTCGACATGCTGCGGCGCCGCCTCGCTCCGCGCTTCCCGCACCTGGAGAACTTTTGCCCCACCTACCGCGACTTTCGGGCCGGCGACGTCCTTCACTCGCAGGCGGACGTCTCCGCCGCGGTGCGCCTCCTGGGGTACGCGCCGACCCACGGTATCGAAGAGGGGCTAGACGCCGCGCTTTCGTGGTACGTGGCTCGCGCCGGCGGGGCCGGGCTCTCCTGCTGAGAGATTCGCGGGAGCAGAGAATGAAGGAAAGGGAAAACGGAGTAGCGATGCAACAGCCAGCGGAGCGTCCCGGGGGTGCAGGGACGGTGAATATCCTTGAATACGTCCAGATCGTGGCGGAGCGGAAGTTCCTGATCCTGTGCACGACCTTCGTGGTGGCGCTGGGGAGCGCCCTCTTCAGCATGACGCTGCCAAACCTCTACACCGCGAGCGCCCTCGTGGTGGTGAGCGATGACGACAGCGGCGGGGTGGGGGCGATGCTCGCCCAGTTCGGAGGGCTTGCCTCCCTTGCGGGCGGCTCCATGGGGGGGCCGACGAAGGGGGACCTGTACCTGACCATGCTCTCCACCGACACCGTGAAGGACCCAATCATAGACCGCTTCCGCCTCATGCAGGTGTACGAGGCAAGGCTGCGCTCCGACGCCTACGCCGCGATGAACGCGAGGGCGGAGATCTCCGCGGGGAAGAAGGACGGGGTCATCACGATAAGCTACAGCGACGAGGACCCGAAGCGTGCCGCCGCGATCGCCAACGCCTACGTGGAGGAGCTCGGCAAGCTCACCACGAACCTCAGCATGAAGGGGGCGGGTAGCAGCCGCGGCTTCCTGGAGCAGCGCCTCACCGCTGCAAAGGCGGACCTTGCCCGCGCAGACGAGGCGCTCAAGGGGTTCCAGTCGAAGAACAAGGTGGTCGCGGTACCCGAGCAGGCAAAAGCCTCCATCGAGGGCGTGGCCCAGCTCCAGGCCCAGCTCGCCATGCAGCAGGTGCAGCTCTCCTCGCTGCAGCGCCAGTTCGCCGACACGAGCCCGGAGGTGAAGGGGGTAAAGGCTGCCATCGGCACGCTGAAGGCGCAGATCGCCCGCCAGGAGGGTGGCGGCGCCCTCGGCTCCATACCGTCCATCGGGAGCATGCCGCAGATGGGGCAGGAGTACGTGCGGCTGATGCGGGAGCTGAAGATCCAGGAGGCGCTCGTCGAGACCCTCACGAAGCAGTACGAGATGGTGAAGATCAACTCCCTGAAGGACACTGCCCCCTTCCAGCTCCTCCAGATGGCGAAGGTGCCGGAGAAGAAGAGCAAGCCGGTGCGCAGCCGCATCGTCATCCTCTCCGCCGCCGCGGGATCCTTCCTCTCCGTCGTCTACGTCTTTCTCTGTGCATCCCTCACCCGGGTAGGGGAGGAGGATCGCCAGCGCCTGCAGCGGATCGGGGAGGCGCTCGGGTTGCGGCGCCGGCGCCAGGCATGAAGGAGCGGGGTACCACGTGGCATTGCTGAAAAAGTTCGCATCGGTCTCCCTCTTGAACGGGCTGCTCTCCGGGTGCAACCTCGGCTGCACCGTCCTCCTGGTCAGGTGGTTCGGCACCGCCGCGTACGCTGATTACACCATGGACCTCGCCACCGTATCCCTGGTGACGATCCTCCTGGAGGTCGTGCCGAGCTCCTACCTCGTCTTCCGGGTCCAGGACGACCCCGAGCTGGTGCACGGCGCCGCCGGCCTCGCCTGCCTGAGCGCCCTCCTCATCGCGATCCTCCTCTTCGCCCTCGATCTCTTCGGCTCCTATCATGCCTTCTCCCCCTGGATCGCGGGGTACGGAGCGCTCCAGGCGGTGAAGCGCTATCTCGACATCAGGCTGCAGTCGAGCGGGCGCCTGGCCCAGTTCTTCCAGATAGAGACCGCCGCCGCCGGGCTGCGCCTCGGCCTCATGGGGGGGCTCCTCTGGGCGGGGTACGCCTCTCCGACGGCGCTCTGGGGTTCGCTCTCCCTCTCCGTTCTCCTCGCCCAGTCGTTCTGGTTCGCCCGCAACCGCTCGGAGCTGAAGCCGTTCCTCCTTGTCCTGCGGAGCTCGACCTGGCACCCCCTGCTGCGCGACCGCGCCGCCTACACCCCGTACTACCTGGGGATCGGGGTGAAAAGGGTACGCGACAACCTCATGCCTCTCCTCGCCGGGAGCTTCTTCCCCACGAAGGAGGCGGCCGGCGCCTTTTTCCTCGCCTACCGCGGCATCTCCTTCACCTGCGGGCAGATCAGGGTGGTGGAGGGGCTCCTGAACCACAGAAAGACGCTCGGCGCGGCCTTGAGCCTCCCCCTTGTCAACTCCGTAATCGTTGCCCTCTGCTGCCAGCTTCTGTGCATCGCCGCCTCCGTCGCGCTTTGCCTCGTCTCCGGCAGCGAGGAGCTTTACCTCGAGACGGTGATCGTGCTGAGCCTCATGGTGTGGCCCTACGTATTTTCGGTGCTCCTCAGGGCGCAGGCGTACTCGAAGTATCACCTCGCCAGCATCAATGCGAGCCTGGTCGCCTACATAGCGATCTCCCTTGCCGCCGCAACCTCCCTGCGTTCTCTCGGCGTGACCTCGGGGAGCGCCTTCGCCTTCGTCCTCCTCCTTTGCGAGCTGGGGAGCCTGGGCACCATCTACTACCTGGAAAGGAGCAGAAATGAAGTACCTGAAGCTCTTGGCTAGCATCCTCCTGGCGCGCTTTCGCAAGATCACTTTCCGTTCGGAGGGGGAGGGGGTGCGCTACCCCCGGGCCCGCAACACCTTTGCCTACCCGAAGAACATCTCCCTGGGGGACCACGTGCACATCGGGCCGGGGTGCCACCTGGACGGCGCCGGCGGCATCGAGATCCGCCGCGGCACCATCTTCGCCCCCGGGGTGTACATCTACTCGCGCTCCCACAACTTCGACCGCGACCTGAAGGCGCTCCCCTTTGACAACGTCATGCTGACCGCTCCGGTGACGGTGGGGGAGTACGTCTGGATCGGCTCCCGCGTCACCGTCCTTCCCGGTGTCACCATAGGGGACGGTGCGGTTATCGGCGCCGGAGCGGTGGTGGCGCGCGACGTCCCCCCCTGCGCCGTGGTGGTCGGAAATCCCGGCAAGGTGGTGAAGTACCGCAACGTGGAGGAGTTCGAGGCGCTCAGGAAAGAGGTGGATCCCTTCGTGTACACCCGGCTCGGGCACGGGAAGGTGTTCAGGAGGAAAGAGGATGTCTGAGAAAAAGCTGGTGTACATACTGAACCGCTACGGGGCGGCGGAAGCGAGCCACTTCCACCACATTCTCGGCCTCCTGGAGACGATGGCCGAGCAGGGGTGCCAGATCGCCCTGGTAATCGAGAAGGCCGACAGCATCCCCGCCTTCCGCACCCCCCGCGTCAGGGTGATCCCCCTGCGGCGCCGCAAGGGAGTCGGCCGTTTCCTGGAGCTCTTCGCCACCATTCGCGCCCTCATCAAGGAAGGGTACACCTCCACCTTCGTGAGGATAGCGGCTCCCGCGGCTCTCACCGCCACGGCAGCGCACAGGATCTTCGGTGGTGCTGTCTTCTTCTGGCAGAGCGGCACGACGCTGGAGTACGACCGGGAGCAGCCCTGGTCCCTGAAGAAGGCGCGGTGGTTTGTCACTTCCCACCTCCCGAACTGCGCGGCGCGGCGCCTGGTGCACTTTTTCGTCACCGGCCCCTCCTTCATGGTCGACTACTACGCCACGGTCGGCAGGGTGCGCCGCGACAAGATCAGGCTCCTTTACAACGATATCGACGTGCGGCGCTTCGCCCCCTCCGCGGAGAGGAAAAAGGGGAAGCAGGAGTTTTTGCAGTCGCTCGGCTACCGCGGCGACGAGCTCCTCATGCTCCTCGTGCACCGCATGTCGCCGGTGCGAAGGACGCTCCTCTACTTCCCGAGCTGCCTCGCTCCGCTGAAGGATGAGGGTCTCCTTCAAGATGTGGTGGTAGTCGTGGCCGGCGCAGGGCCCGAGCTTCCCGCGGTGCGCGCGGCGGCTTCCGACTCGGGGGTCTCCGAGCGCTGCATCTTCCTCGGCAACGTGGCGAACAAGGAGATCGAGAAGCTCTACGGCATGTCGGACCTCTTCCTGCACCCCACCTACAACGAAGGGTTCCCGAGGGTAGTGCTGGAAGCTATGGCGGCGGGGCTTCCTATCGCCTCCACCGACGCGGGGGGTACCCGCGAGCTCCTGGGACCTGTGCAGGGGGAGCTGGTGGTCAGCCGCGACGAGCCGGCCGCCTTTGCCGAAATTCTCGCGCTTCTCGTGCGGGACCGCGCCCTCAGGGAGGGGCTCTCCCGGGAGAACCTGCAGTGGGTGCAGCGCTACTCCACTGAGGAGATTTCCGCCATGTACCAGGAGGTGCTCTTCGCATGAAAAAGACGGTCCTCTTCCACGTCAGTGGCAACCAGTACGACCCCTTTCCCGCCACGCACCATACGCGCCGCATCTGGGAGGAGCTGAGCCGGGGTGTCGATGAGTATCACCTGGTGGCCCGCGGCAGGATCAACTCTTACCAGCACTCCGTGCACGGCAAGATCCACCTGCACCTTCTCCCCGCCTGGGGGCGCCGGATGTGGGTCTTTTTCCTCCTGAGCTGGGCGCTCCCCTTCTTTGTGCTGCGCTACCGACCAACCCATCTCGTGGCGCAGTGCCCCGTGCTGGGGGGGCTCGCGGCAAGCGCCTGCTCGAAGCTCTTCGGGATTCCTCTCTTCATGGAGCTGCACGGGGTGCACTACTTCGTCCCTACCACCGAACGGATCGCCTCCCGGCTGGAGCACCTCTGCTACCGCCTCCTCTCCCCCATCTCCTTTGCCGCGGCGCAAAAGATCCGCTCCCTCTCCGAGCACATGACGCAGGAGCTTCGGCGCGTGTATGGAGCCGGGGCGGTGGAGAAGGCGGTGGTGGTGCCAAACCGCGTCGACCTGAAGGTCTTCTCGAGGGCGAAGGATTGCTACTCCATCGAGGGGGCGGTCCGCATCGTCATGGTGGGGAGCTTCTACCCGGTGAAGAACCAGCTCGCGCTCGTCGAGGCGCTGCACCGGTGTGGGATCGACTTCAGGCTCTCCCTCGTCGGGGCGGGGCCTCTGAAGGGGGCGATCGTGGAGCTGGCGCAGAAGCTAGGGATCGCGGATCGTCTGGAGATCCACCAGAACCTGAGCCACGCGCAGCTTGCCGACCTCCTGGTGCGCCACGACCTCTACGTTCACTATTCCCTCGCGGAAGGGGTGCCCCGCGCGGTGCTGGAGGCGATGGCGGCGGGGCTCCCCGTCGTTTCCACCCCCGTCGGCTACATAAACGGTGTCCTGGTGCACGGGGAGAACGCGCTGCTGCTGCAGGAGCCGTGGGGCGACGACCTGTGCGCGACGCTGGGGCGCCTGCTCGAGTCGCAGCCGCTGCGGGAGTCCCTCGGGCGGCGGGCGCGCCGCACCATCGAGGAGAAGTTCGAGTGGCACCGCGTCTTTGCCCTTTACCGGCGCGAAATCCTCTCCTGCGCTCCCCCCGTTTCCGGCCCGAAGGTGCTGCCGCCGTGCGTATCCTGAGGCTCTACCCCTTTCTCCCCCCGCTGCCGGGTGGGATGGAGAGGCACATCCAGCGCCTCTCTGAGGAGCAGCGTCGCCTCGGGTGCCAGGTAACGATCCTCTTCAACCGGGGGGAGGGGACCGCACCCTGCGACCTGCGTGTCCTGTCCTGGCTCAACCTCCGGAAGGTGCGCCCGCAGGCGCTGCGCGACCTCCTGTACTACCTCGCGGTGGCGCTGAAGGCGGCGGCAACCGGGATCCGCGCCGACGTCGTGCACGTGCACGGCGACTGGAGCGCCTTTTTCCTGGGGCGGCTGGTGCGCGCGATCACCGGCGCTTCCCGCTCCGTGGCGAGCCTGCACTGCGCGCCGCCGCGCAAGGGGTGGCACCTGGTGTACCGCGCGGCCCTCAAGGGGTACAGCGTGGTGTACACGACCGGCGCCGGGGACGCGGCGTATCTGCGCGAGCGCTGCAAAGTCCCCGCGTGCTGGCAAAACAGCGGTGTCGACGAGCATTTTTTCGAGGGGGTTACGGCGCCCGCTGAAACGCTTGCCGACGTGGTGTGCGTTGCCAACTTCCTCCCGGTCAAAAACCACGCGCTGGTCCTTGAGATCGCCCGGGCCCTGCCGGAGCGCCGCTTCCTCCTTATCGGGGACGGTCCGCTGCGCGCCCCCCTCGAGGAGCACTGCCTGACCTCGGGGCTCGCCAACGTCTTCTTCGCCGGGCGTCTCAGCGGACCGGAGGTGCGTCGCGCCCTCGCCGGGTCGAGGGTCTTTCTCTCCACCGCGCTCAGGGAGGGGACTCCCACCGCCCTTCTGGAGGCGATGGGGTGCGGGCTGCCGGTGGTGATCTCCGCCTCCAACGACTACGGAACGCTGGTGAGGGAAGGGGAGAACGGCTACGTGGTAGAGGGGTTCGCCCCGGAGCGCTACGTGGCGCTCTTGCGCGGGCTCCTCGCGGAGGGGGAGAGGCTGAAGGAGATGGGGGAGCGAAACCGGCAGGAGAGCAGGCGTCACGTGTGGCCCGAGGTGGCCCGGCGCATCACCGGGTGGATGGAGGCTGTATGAAGAGGGGAGGGGGAGAAGGGGGAGCGGTCCTCCAGATAGTCACCGGTCTCGGCGTCGGTGGAGCGGAGCGGGTCGTCCTGGAGCTCGCCACGCGCCTGCAAAAGGAGGGGTACCGCCCGATCGTGGTGAGCCTTGGCAGCCAGGACGGCATCCTCTCCCAGTACCCGGAGCTCTCCGTCCCGGTCCATACGCTGGTCATGAAGAAGAACCCCTGGTCTTTCCTGCGGGGGTGCGCGCAGATCGTACGCCTGGCGCGGCGCGAGGGGGCGCGGGTCCTGCACGCCCACATGTTCCACTCCCTCGTGGTAGCCGTCGCCTGCCGTCTCCTCCTCCCCGGGAGCCGCGTCGTCTTCACCAGTCACAG
The DNA window shown above is from Geomonas sp. RF6 and carries:
- a CDS encoding SDR family oxidoreductase, whose translation is MTAFEKVQEGLRRAPKKWVVTGVAGFIGSNLLEKLLELRQEVVGLDNFSTGKRENLEEVRALVGEEKWRRFHFIEGDIREPADCERACAGADFVLHQAALGSVPRSLERPGDTNDNNVTGTLNMLTAARDARVGSFVYASSSSVYGTHPALPKFVETLGEPLSPYAVSKYVCELYAAQFSRHYGLSCTGLRYFNVFGARQDPDGPYAAVIPRWVATMMAGEPVFINGSGETSRDFCYVQNVVQMNLLAATAAGEGANRVYNVALNDRTDLNQLFDMLRRRLAPRFPHLENFCPTYRDFRAGDVLHSQADVSAAVRLLGYAPTHGIEEGLDAALSWYVARAGGAGLSC
- a CDS encoding GumC family protein gives rise to the protein MKERENGVAMQQPAERPGGAGTVNILEYVQIVAERKFLILCTTFVVALGSALFSMTLPNLYTASALVVVSDDDSGGVGAMLAQFGGLASLAGGSMGGPTKGDLYLTMLSTDTVKDPIIDRFRLMQVYEARLRSDAYAAMNARAEISAGKKDGVITISYSDEDPKRAAAIANAYVEELGKLTTNLSMKGAGSSRGFLEQRLTAAKADLARADEALKGFQSKNKVVAVPEQAKASIEGVAQLQAQLAMQQVQLSSLQRQFADTSPEVKGVKAAIGTLKAQIARQEGGGALGSIPSIGSMPQMGQEYVRLMRELKIQEALVETLTKQYEMVKINSLKDTAPFQLLQMAKVPEKKSKPVRSRIVILSAAAGSFLSVVYVFLCASLTRVGEEDRQRLQRIGEALGLRRRRQA
- a CDS encoding acyltransferase encodes the protein MKYLKLLASILLARFRKITFRSEGEGVRYPRARNTFAYPKNISLGDHVHIGPGCHLDGAGGIEIRRGTIFAPGVYIYSRSHNFDRDLKALPFDNVMLTAPVTVGEYVWIGSRVTVLPGVTIGDGAVIGAGAVVARDVPPCAVVVGNPGKVVKYRNVEEFEALRKEVDPFVYTRLGHGKVFRRKEDV
- a CDS encoding glycosyltransferase family 4 protein, which produces MSEKKLVYILNRYGAAEASHFHHILGLLETMAEQGCQIALVIEKADSIPAFRTPRVRVIPLRRRKGVGRFLELFATIRALIKEGYTSTFVRIAAPAALTATAAHRIFGGAVFFWQSGTTLEYDREQPWSLKKARWFVTSHLPNCAARRLVHFFVTGPSFMVDYYATVGRVRRDKIRLLYNDIDVRRFAPSAERKKGKQEFLQSLGYRGDELLMLLVHRMSPVRRTLLYFPSCLAPLKDEGLLQDVVVVVAGAGPELPAVRAAASDSGVSERCIFLGNVANKEIEKLYGMSDLFLHPTYNEGFPRVVLEAMAAGLPIASTDAGGTRELLGPVQGELVVSRDEPAAFAEILALLVRDRALREGLSRENLQWVQRYSTEEISAMYQEVLFA
- a CDS encoding glycosyltransferase family 4 protein produces the protein MKKTVLFHVSGNQYDPFPATHHTRRIWEELSRGVDEYHLVARGRINSYQHSVHGKIHLHLLPAWGRRMWVFFLLSWALPFFVLRYRPTHLVAQCPVLGGLAASACSKLFGIPLFMELHGVHYFVPTTERIASRLEHLCYRLLSPISFAAAQKIRSLSEHMTQELRRVYGAGAVEKAVVVPNRVDLKVFSRAKDCYSIEGAVRIVMVGSFYPVKNQLALVEALHRCGIDFRLSLVGAGPLKGAIVELAQKLGIADRLEIHQNLSHAQLADLLVRHDLYVHYSLAEGVPRAVLEAMAAGLPVVSTPVGYINGVLVHGENALLLQEPWGDDLCATLGRLLESQPLRESLGRRARRTIEEKFEWHRVFALYRREILSCAPPVSGPKVLPPCVS
- a CDS encoding glycosyltransferase family 4 protein codes for the protein MRILRLYPFLPPLPGGMERHIQRLSEEQRRLGCQVTILFNRGEGTAPCDLRVLSWLNLRKVRPQALRDLLYYLAVALKAAATGIRADVVHVHGDWSAFFLGRLVRAITGASRSVASLHCAPPRKGWHLVYRAALKGYSVVYTTGAGDAAYLRERCKVPACWQNSGVDEHFFEGVTAPAETLADVVCVANFLPVKNHALVLEIARALPERRFLLIGDGPLRAPLEEHCLTSGLANVFFAGRLSGPEVRRALAGSRVFLSTALREGTPTALLEAMGCGLPVVISASNDYGTLVREGENGYVVEGFAPERYVALLRGLLAEGERLKEMGERNRQESRRHVWPEVARRITGWMEAV